GGACACCGAGCAGCTGGTGCTGATGCTCGGAGCCGCCACGGTGCCCCTGGCCGATCCCCGCTCCCTGGCTCTGCGCCTGCTGCAGTGCCATCTCGGTGTGGGCATGTCCAGCCGGCTGTTCGTGGCCCTGCGCGAAGAGCACGGCCTTGCCTACGACGTGGGTGTGCACCTGCCGGCTCGCCGCGGGGCCGCCCCGTTCGTCTGCCACCTCTCCAGTTCAGCCGAGCGGGCGGCGCTGGCCACCACCGAGCTGCTGAACGAATGGCAGCGGCTGCTGGATCAACCCCTCACCCTCCCGGAGTGGCAGCTCGCCCTCGCGAAGTTCCGCGGTTCCGCTGCGGTTGGCCGCCAGACGGGTGGCCAGGTGGCCGATCGCCAGGCGCTGGTGCTCGGCCATGGCCTGCCCTGGTCCTACGCCGATGAGGCGGTGGTCCGCGCCGAAGCGCTCACCCCCCACGCCCTGCAGCAAGTGGCGCGCAGATTGCTGGCAGCCCCCAGCCTCAGCCTGTGCGGTCCAGCTGGCGCCCTCGCCATGGCGGAACGGGCCTGGGCCGCTCACCCGTTGGGGCGTTCGGCAGTGGGGTCCGTGTCAGCGGCGGCGCAGAGCTGATCGGGCTCCAGCAGAAAGGTGCCACGCCGAAAGCGCACGGCCAGCTGTCCCAGTGCTCTGAGGCTCACCACCTGACCCACCTCTCCGCTGTCCACCAGATCGGGCGGTCGCAGCATCGGCATCGGGTCGGCGGTCTTGAGATAGGCCGGCCGCTCGCCCAGCTGCACCAGGGCACCGACGGCATAGGCAGGGGATGGCGGTTCGTCCATTGGCAAGGCTGTGCAGCTGCCCCCCACTACAGCAGGATGGAGCCAACCAGATCTCCCTTGCTTGCGGGCCTTAGCTAACTGCAGCGGCGCCATCGTCGGACTTCTGCTGATCATCAGCGGCGGCCTGATCCGTGTCGCCGTTGCCATGCCCTTCGTGGATGGGGGTTACGCCCTGCGCGAACTGCCGGTCACCGCACAGGTGCCGGCCCTGTTGCTCACTGCCCTGGTGTGCGGCCCACGGCCGGCCCTGCTGGCGGCGGTGGCCTACCTGAGCCTTGGCCTGCTGGTGCTGCCGGTGTTCCACACCGGTGGCGGCATGGCCTACCTGCTCGATCCGGGCTTCGGCTTTCTGGCCGGTTTCATCCCGGCCGCCTGGCTGAGCGGCCGCCTGGCCAGCCAGCCCGGCATGGGCGAACTGCTGCGCCTGATGGGGGCGGCGCTGTTCGGCCTGGGGGTGATCCAGCTGTGCGGCCTCGCCTACCTGCTGCTCGGTGGACTTGTGGGCCGCTGGGGAGGGGGCCTGGGCGATCTGCTGCTCGCCTACAGCCTCGGTCCGCTGCTGCCCCAGCTGATGCTCTGCTGCGCCGTGGCGGTGCTGGCCGTGCCGCTGCGCCGGCTGCTGCTGGTCAGCTCGTGAACGGGGGGCCGTCATGAGCCTCGCCGGCCATCGCCGCCGCGCCGCCTGGATCACCGCCCTGGTGGTGCTGGTGCTCGATCAGGCCAGCAAGGCCTGGGCCCTGTCGGCCCTCTCCGGCACCTCCAGCAGCCCGTTGCTGCCCGGTCTGCTGCGCCTGCGCCTCGTCTTCAACACCGGCGCCGCCTTCAGCCTGTTCACCGGCTCCACCAAGGCGCTGGCGCTGGTGAGCCTGGTGGTAGCGATCGGCCTGGGGGTGTGGATCCATCGCCAGAGCAGCCTGCGCCGCTGGCAGTGGCTGGGGGTGGGGGCGCTGTTGGGTGGTGCGCTCGGTAATGGCCTCGACCGCTGGCGGTTCGGCTGGGTGGTGGATTTTCTCGAACTGGTGCCGGTGCGCTTTCCGGTGTTCAACCTGGCGGATGTGGCGATCAACGTAGCCGTGATCTGCCTGGCGCTCGACCTGCTGGAGGAGAGCCGTGGTCGCGGGACTTGAGCGCCTCAAGCAGCGCCTGGCGCAGCCGCCCGAAGCGGGAGGCGCTGTGCTGGAGGTGTTCCTCCCCGGTCAGCCCTCACGCCGGTTGGCGCTCTACGGCGGCCTCTATCGCATCGGCCGCGATAACCGCCTGGAGGTCGGCATCGACCATCCGGCGGTGAGCAAGCAGCACGCGTTGCTGGAGCAGGTGGGCGGTGACTGGCTGATCCGCGATGACAACTCCACCAACGGCCTCTATTGGCGCGGCAGCCGGGTGACTGCACTGCTCCTGCGGGACGGCGACGTGGTGCGGCTCGGCCCGCCCTCGGAGCCGGGGTTGCCAGAACTGGTGTTCCAGCGGCGACCCATGCCCCGGCTGCTGCGCCTGGCCCGGGCCGGCACCTTGGCATTGGCGGGCGCTGCCGGGGCCGGCCTGCTGCTGCTGGGTCTGTCAGCGCTGCAGTTGCCGCTGCGCGGCAGCCTGGCGCCGGTGCGGGGCCCGCTGGCCCTCTACGACCGCGCCAACCGGCCCCTGCAATCAGCCGATTCGCGCGAACACCGCGAGAACAAGAACCTCTCCGATTTCCCGCCGGTGCTGCGGGATGCGCTGCTGGCCAGTGAGGACAGCCGCTTCTGGTGGCATCCGGGGGTGGATCCGATCGGCACCGGTCGCGCCCTGGTCACCAACCTGCTGGGCGGGCGCGTGCTGGAGGGGGGCAGCACACTCACCCAGCAGCTGGCCCGCAGCCTCTACCCCGATCAGGTGGGACAGGGCGAGACCCTGGCCCGCAAGTGGCGCGAGCTGCTGGTGGCGCTGCAGCTGGAAGCCCGATTCAGCAAGAGCGAGCTGCTGCTCAGCTACCTCAACCGGGTGTATCTGGGCGTGGGCTGGGGCTTCGAGGATGCCGCCCGCAGCTACTTCGGCAAACCCACCGCCAGGCTCGATCTGGATGAAGCGGCCCTGCTGGTGGGTCTGCTCCCTTCGCCGAACGGCCACGATCCCTGCTCCAATCCCCAGGCGGCGCTGGACGCGCGCAATGCCGTGCTCGCCAAGATGGCCGACACGGGAAAGATCAGCGCTGATCAGGCCCGCCAGGCCCGCCGCCGGCCGATTCAGCTCGGCCCCAAGGCCTGCCGCAGTGGCCAGGGACGCCCGGCGCCCTTCTACACCGATCAGGTGCGCGCTGATCTGGAAACCCTGGTGGGTGCGGAGGTGGCCGTGGAGGGCAACTTCCTGGTGGAGACCCACTTTGATCCGGCGTTGCAGCAGGTGGTGGAGCGCCAGCTGCGGCGGGCCCTGGCCCGCGGCGGCGCCTCGGAAGGGGCGGTGGTGGTGCTCGACAGCCGCAGCGGCGGGATGCTGGCGATCGCCGGCGGCCGCGATTACCGCCGCAGCCAGTTCAACCGGGCCAGCATGGCCCTCAGGCAGCCCGGCAGCACCTTCAAGCTGTTCACCTACGTGGCGGCGCTGGAGCGTGGTGCCAAGCCCGGCGATGGCATCGACTGCGGCCCGCTCACCTGGGCGGGGCAATCCTTCGCCAGCACCTGCCGCGGCGCGATCAGCCAGCGGCAGGCCTTCGCGATGAGCAGCAACACCGCCGCGCTGCGGCTGGCCCGCCGCGTCGGGCTGGAGGCGGTCGAGCAGACGGCCCGAGACCTCGGTATCACCTCGCCACTGCATGCCGTTCCCGGGCTGGCCCTTGGCCAGAGTGAGGTGGTGCTGACCGAGCTCACCGCCGCTTACGCGGCTGTGGTCAACGACGGGGTGTGGCATGCGCCCAGCACCATCCGCCGCCTCACCGATGCCGAAACCTGTGCCGGCCTCGACAGCGCCCGCTGTCGCGAGCAGCGGGCCCGCACTGCCAGAAGCGTGAGCCCGGGGCGGCAAGTGGTCAAACCCCAGACGGCCAAGGCCATGCAAGGGATGATGCGCGCGGTGGTGCGTTCCGGCACCGGCACTGCCGCCTACCTGGGTGGCAACGAGGGTGGCAAGACCGGCACCACCAACGAGGCGCGTGACCTGGTGTTCGTGGGCTTCGAACCGCGCCGGCACATGGTGATGGGCATCTGGCTCGGCAACGACGACAACCGCCCCACCGGTGGCTCCAGCGCCCAGGCCGCTGCCCTCTGGGGCGACATCATGCGGGCGGCGCCCAGCGGCACCCCAGCCGCCGTCGCCCGGCGCTGATGCCCCGCTTCCGCCTCTGGATCTGGCTGGCGGTGGCGCTGGCCGCCGTCGTGGCGGCCTCCGTGCTGATCCAGGCCGTCAACAATCTGCTCTGGCAACTCAGCTACCTGCTGCCGGCCTGGCTGGTGGGCCCGGTCACCCTGCTGTTGCTCGGTGGTGGTGTGCTGCTGGTGGCCCGCTTTGCCGGCCCCTGGCTGCTGGCCTGGCGCCGCCGCCCCCCGCCGGCAGCGCCGCCACCGCCGGCCGTGGCGCCCGGCAACCGCCAGGAGGCGGCCGAACGGCAGCTGCAGGCGATCGATCAGGTGCTCGAACGGGTCCGGGACGACGTGGCGCGCGTGGCGTTGCGGCAGGAGCGGGAACGGGTGGAGGCGGAGCTGGCCCGTGGTGATCTCGAGCTGGTGGTGTTCGGCACCGGCTCCACCGGCAAGACCTCCCTGATCCGTGCCCTGCTGGATGAAGTGGTGGGGGAGGTGGGTGCCGCGATGGGCTCCACCGGCGACTGCCGCGTCTACCGCCTGCGGCTCAAGGGACTGCGCCGCGGTCTGCGGCTGGTGGACACCCCCGGCATTCTGGAAGCAGGCAGTGATGGCCGCCAACGGGAGATCACGGCGCGGGAACGGGCCGCCCGCGCCGATCTGCTGCTCTTCGTGGTCGACGGCGACCTGCGCGCCGCTGAACTGGAGGTGTTCGAGGCGCTCGCCAGCCTCGGCAAGCGCCTGTTGCTGGTGCTCAACAAGTGCGATCTGCGCGGCCAGGAGGAGGAGCGCCGCCTGCTTGAGCTGCTGCGCCGCCGCTGTTCCGGCCGCCTCGCCGACGAGGACGTGCTGCCCGCCAGCGCCGCCCCCCAGTCGGTACCGCTGCCCGGGGGCCGCCCGCACCAGCCGCTGCCGGAGATCGATGCCCTGCTGCGACGGATCGCCACCGTGCTGCATCAGGACGGTGAGGAGCTGCTGGCGGACAACATCCTGTTGCAGAGCCGCCGGCTGAGCGAGGCCAGCCGGGCCCTGCTCAGCGCCCAGCGCCGCAGCGACGGCGAACGCATCGTGGATCGCTACATGTGGATCGGTGCCGGGGTGCTCGTGGTGACGCCTCTGCCCGTGGTGGATCTGCTTGGCACCGCGGCGGTGAACGCCCAGATGGTGGTGGAGCTTGGCAAGGTCTATGGCGTCACCCTCACGCGGGAGGCCGGCCAGGATCTGGCCCTGTCGGTGGGGCGCACGCTGGCCGGTCTTGGCGTGATCAAGGGCGGGCTGGCCCTGATCGGCTCCGCCCTCACCCTCAACCTGCCGGCGCTGATCGTGAGCAAGGCGGTGCAGGGGGTGAGTGCGGCCTGGTTCACCCGCATTGCCGGTCAGAGCTTTCTCACCTACTTCGAGCAGGGGCAGGACTGGGGTGATGGCGGCATGCAGGAGGTGGTGCGCCGCCTCTACGACCTCAACCGCCGCGAGGGGGCCCTCAAGGACTTCCTGCAGGCGGCCTTCAACCGGGTGGTGGAGCCGTTGCAGCGGCGGAAGGACCCCCAGCTGCCGCCACGCCCAGGGCCTCGGGGGGAGGGGGAAGCAGGGGGCCGCGGGCGTCGAGCACCGTGATCAGCCCGAGGTAGAGCACCCCGATCAGAATCGAGATCGCCCCGGTGAGGATGGCCACCCAGCGGCCGCGCTTGTCGGAATCAGCCATGGGTAGGCACCAGCAGCGCGGAAGGCACGGGAAGCGAGCGGGCCACCACGGCGGCCAGCCGCTCCAGATGTTCGCCCTGGGTGTGGGGGTTGCCCAGCACCGCTTTGAGGTGATGGTGGCCCTGATGCAGCGGCCGGGACAGCATCAACTCCTCCGCCAGCAGCGCCGCACGGCACTGCTGCGACCACTGGGCGCAGGCCTGGGCATCGGCGCCGCTGGGCCGGAAGGCCAGCAGGTGCAACGGGCCACCCACCAGGCTGAGGGCCCCGGCCGGGGCCGCGGCGTGCAGCAGCTGCTCCAGCCGCTGGCGGCGGGCGATCGCCTCGCCCACCAGCTGGTCGATCCCCTCGAGCCCGAGCTGACGCAGGCCAAGCCAGAGCTTGAGGATCTCAGCGCTGCGGCTTCCCTGTAGCCCGCACTCGCCGCCATGGGCGCCTCCCCAGCTGGGTTCCATGTAGGGAAGCCCGGTGCCGAAGGTCTGATGCAGGGCGTCGGGCTCGGCCAGCAGCAGCAGCGAAGAGGTTTTGGTGATCCCAAGCAGCTTCTGGGGGTTCAACGTGACCGAATCGGCCCGGCCCAGCCCTGCGACACCCCCGCAGTGCACGGTGCTGAGGCCGAGCACGCCACCGATCGCCCCGTCCACGTGCAGCCAGAGGCCATGGCGCTGGCACAGCTCGGCCAGGGGCTCCAGCGGATCCACGGCGCCGCGCACCGTGGTGCCGGCGGTGGCCACCACGGCCAGCACGGGCCGGCCGGCCCGCTGCAGGTCAGTGAGCGCCTGCTCCAGCCGCTGCGGATCCAGCCGCCCCTCTGCATCGGTGGGCAGCCGCAGCAAGGCCTCAGGCGGCAGTCCCATCACCAGCACCGCCTTGTCGAGCGATACATGGGCGTCGGTGCTGGTCAGCACCACCACGTCTGGGCGGTGCTGCAGGCCGCGGCTCTGGCGCGCCGTGACCAGCGCCATCAGGTTGCTGAGGCTGCCGCCGCTGGCTGGGATGCCGCCAGCGGCGTCTCCCAGCCCGAGGCGACGGGCCAGCCAGCCGCACAGGCCCCGCTCCAGGCGGCTGAGTGAGGGGGACAGCTCTTCGGAGAGCAGGTTGTTGTTCAGACCGGCGCAGATCAGATCCCCCACCAGCGAAGCGGTGAGCGGCGGCGGATCGAGGTGGGCCAGGGCGCCGGGGTGGTTGGGGTTGTAGGCCCCGTCCATCAATACCTGCAGGTCGGCCAGCAGCGTGGTGCCATCCAGGCCGTGGCGGCGGGGCTCCAGTTCCGGCAACAGGCTCAGCCCGGGCAGTGGCGGGCGGCTGGTGGCTGTGCCCAGCCACTGGCAGAGCTGCTGCA
The sequence above is a segment of the Synechococcus sp. MW101C3 genome. Coding sequences within it:
- a CDS encoding DUF3148 domain-containing protein encodes the protein MDEPPSPAYAVGALVQLGERPAYLKTADPMPMLRPPDLVDSGEVGQVVSLRALGQLAVRFRRGTFLLEPDQLCAAADTDPTAERPNG
- a CDS encoding biotin transporter BioY, with the protein product MRALANCSGAIVGLLLIISGGLIRVAVAMPFVDGGYALRELPVTAQVPALLLTALVCGPRPALLAAVAYLSLGLLVLPVFHTGGGMAYLLDPGFGFLAGFIPAAWLSGRLASQPGMGELLRLMGAALFGLGVIQLCGLAYLLLGGLVGRWGGGLGDLLLAYSLGPLLPQLMLCCAVAVLAVPLRRLLLVSS
- the lspA gene encoding signal peptidase II, which gives rise to MSLAGHRRRAAWITALVVLVLDQASKAWALSALSGTSSSPLLPGLLRLRLVFNTGAAFSLFTGSTKALALVSLVVAIGLGVWIHRQSSLRRWQWLGVGALLGGALGNGLDRWRFGWVVDFLELVPVRFPVFNLADVAINVAVICLALDLLEESRGRGT
- a CDS encoding transglycosylase domain-containing protein; the protein is MVAGLERLKQRLAQPPEAGGAVLEVFLPGQPSRRLALYGGLYRIGRDNRLEVGIDHPAVSKQHALLEQVGGDWLIRDDNSTNGLYWRGSRVTALLLRDGDVVRLGPPSEPGLPELVFQRRPMPRLLRLARAGTLALAGAAGAGLLLLGLSALQLPLRGSLAPVRGPLALYDRANRPLQSADSREHRENKNLSDFPPVLRDALLASEDSRFWWHPGVDPIGTGRALVTNLLGGRVLEGGSTLTQQLARSLYPDQVGQGETLARKWRELLVALQLEARFSKSELLLSYLNRVYLGVGWGFEDAARSYFGKPTARLDLDEAALLVGLLPSPNGHDPCSNPQAALDARNAVLAKMADTGKISADQARQARRRPIQLGPKACRSGQGRPAPFYTDQVRADLETLVGAEVAVEGNFLVETHFDPALQQVVERQLRRALARGGASEGAVVVLDSRSGGMLAIAGGRDYRRSQFNRASMALRQPGSTFKLFTYVAALERGAKPGDGIDCGPLTWAGQSFASTCRGAISQRQAFAMSSNTAALRLARRVGLEAVEQTARDLGITSPLHAVPGLALGQSEVVLTELTAAYAAVVNDGVWHAPSTIRRLTDAETCAGLDSARCREQRARTARSVSPGRQVVKPQTAKAMQGMMRAVVRSGTGTAAYLGGNEGGKTGTTNEARDLVFVGFEPRRHMVMGIWLGNDDNRPTGGSSAQAAALWGDIMRAAPSGTPAAVARR
- a CDS encoding YcjF family protein: MPRFRLWIWLAVALAAVVAASVLIQAVNNLLWQLSYLLPAWLVGPVTLLLLGGGVLLVARFAGPWLLAWRRRPPPAAPPPPAVAPGNRQEAAERQLQAIDQVLERVRDDVARVALRQERERVEAELARGDLELVVFGTGSTGKTSLIRALLDEVVGEVGAAMGSTGDCRVYRLRLKGLRRGLRLVDTPGILEAGSDGRQREITARERAARADLLLFVVDGDLRAAELEVFEALASLGKRLLLVLNKCDLRGQEEERRLLELLRRRCSGRLADEDVLPASAAPQSVPLPGGRPHQPLPEIDALLRRIATVLHQDGEELLADNILLQSRRLSEASRALLSAQRRSDGERIVDRYMWIGAGVLVVTPLPVVDLLGTAAVNAQMVVELGKVYGVTLTREAGQDLALSVGRTLAGLGVIKGGLALIGSALTLNLPALIVSKAVQGVSAAWFTRIAGQSFLTYFEQGQDWGDGGMQEVVRRLYDLNRREGALKDFLQAAFNRVVEPLQRRKDPQLPPRPGPRGEGEAGGRGRRAP
- a CDS encoding aminotransferase class V-fold PLP-dependent enzyme; protein product: MKPLPAPPLAVTPHLHQALEPLPFAAPGQADPLLEAFLNGAVQQLCQWLGTATSRPPLPGLSLLPELEPRRHGLDGTTLLADLQVLMDGAYNPNHPGALAHLDPPPLTASLVGDLICAGLNNNLLSEELSPSLSRLERGLCGWLARRLGLGDAAGGIPASGGSLSNLMALVTARQSRGLQHRPDVVVLTSTDAHVSLDKAVLVMGLPPEALLRLPTDAEGRLDPQRLEQALTDLQRAGRPVLAVVATAGTTVRGAVDPLEPLAELCQRHGLWLHVDGAIGGVLGLSTVHCGGVAGLGRADSVTLNPQKLLGITKTSSLLLLAEPDALHQTFGTGLPYMEPSWGGAHGGECGLQGSRSAEILKLWLGLRQLGLEGIDQLVGEAIARRQRLEQLLHAAAPAGALSLVGGPLHLLAFRPSGADAQACAQWSQQCRAALLAEELMLSRPLHQGHHHLKAVLGNPHTQGEHLERLAAVVARSLPVPSALLVPTHG